Below is a genomic region from Lineus longissimus chromosome 4, tnLinLong1.2, whole genome shotgun sequence.
CATGTTTGGTAAAATACACTACGGGTAGCTTGATTTTCTCTGGTGGTAGATCTCAGTGCCAGAAGTAGCTATTTGTTATTAATCCTTTGTTTCGGAAATAATTTCGTATTCTTTAAATggaattttatgattttaaaagaGGCCTGCATAAAACTTTCATGATTCTCTTTTAGCATGGCGACCGAAGGTGCAAGTACCAGCAAgtcaacaaacaaaaaaaacgcGCCTACTCGATTTTTCCCAGCACTTGACATTCTTCTTCTCAGAGAACTGGTTGCGGTACAACCAACAACTAAGCCACCGTGGGATGAAGTCCACCAACATGTGAACACAGCTTTGACGGAGGTGAAGCGCGACAGCTTTGTCACTCTCCGGGCATGCAAGGATAGGGTGAAAACTCTCCAAGAGGCTCATACGAAGGACGAGTTGAAATCTCTTAGAGCGTAAGTATATCTTAAACACTGAATCATTGCAGTGTAACACAAATGTGGCTAAGAGCGGCCCCATACACTCTGTGTCATTAGACCCTTGGTGATTTTAAGTTACCAGGGAgatatcattttcttgatggaaaaattggtccaagtatatacatgtactatgtgttTTTCCATTGCTTTAGCACCAATTAAAACACTATTTTATAATTTATACTCCCAGTTTCTTTCTCGGCTGAAAATGCGTCACGCTGACCTTTGATCAGGACCTGCAATGTTACTCATCAACTTTTGTGTCACTTTTTAGGTCTGGGACAGATGAGGAATACGACGAGCGAGCCCAGCTGCTTACTGAGTTGGCCAGCCTTAGCGAGGAAAGGGCGGCCAAAAAGCAGGAAGAAAAACCCGATCTCAAGGAAGCCCAGGGACGACCAATACGCCAGGCTGCTATGGAGACGCTGAAAGTAAGAGACGATCCGGAAGAACACGCGGATGGTTTTGATCGTGAGTTGGACGGAGCTGATGAAAATCTCGAACATCATGGAAAGAAAGGTAAGaataactttttcttcttcacgaAAGTATGAAACTCGCTTTAATGGCAGCTACTGATTGACAATACgtacattgtattacatgtaacatAACCCGACTCTGCATTAAACGGCGGGTACACTATTCTTTTTGCAGCTGCGAATTGCACCACCAAGCCGGCAACGAAGAAGCGTCGAACTGATTCTGCAGAGTACGTGACGTATCTAAAAGATAAACTTTCCTTTGAAAAAGAGCGTTTCGAGGTAGAAAAGAAGGAAAGAGAGGCGAGGATCCAGAGGGATCAGCaaatgatggaaatgatgatggcgttggacaaaaacaaaaattagatGCTGCTCGCAACGATGTAAGAtttgacaaataaataattacTCGCAGAATAAATTTGGACTTTTCGTCTGTAATTTGcacaattcaaatattttctctaCATTTACAACGCAAAGTTCAGGCTAAATAGTTCTCTAAAGTTGGAGGGTCCAGTTGAAAGTACTGACTCGTCTGATTGCCATAGACACATGTACGACAGTTGACCAGAATAGCACCTACCAAGTAATACTTGGCTACTGGAGACAACagtacttttaaatttttcctAAAGTCCAAAAACGCGTAGTTTTGCACCAAATTTCCGAACTCCCATTCCACGCATTGACGGACAGAGGACATTCTCCTGTTGAATTCTTCTTCTGCGGCACACAGGTTTGCTCCTCTGAATGGACTCGACAGATACCTTCGAATGGGATAAGCCGGATCGCCGTATATTGCAAATGGCAGGCCATTCCTATCAGTGAGATCTCTAGCCTCCATTTGCTCCATCAGTCCACTCATACGAAGCAAAGCGCAATCATGTCGACGCCCTTCCAGTGGACCATACAGATGCGTAATCAACCCGTTTGGTATGACTACTGACTGAAATTTAATCGCATGTATACGCTTATGCCCATTATAACACACGCGTTGATGGCGTGTTGGCCTGCATATAGGACGAACCGTGCCATCTACGAAACCTATGCAGTTCAGCAGCGGGGCACCCTTCGCGTGTATCTGGTCTGCATAGATTTGAAGTTGTGCGGGACCCAGCCATGGGTTGTCGAGAGTCCTCAAACGATGAGCATGAGTGTTGTACAGAAGGCTTATAGTCTCATTAATCACCATTGACATGGTAGATGCAGGTCGTCCAAAAAACCTTTCCAAATCGCTCAGTCTGTTCGGATACGAAAATCGCCTTAAAACCATACACAATGCATCGAGTCCGCTGCACGTGCACCTGTTTGTTACAGTTATCACATCAGGAAGTCCCAACAAGCGATACAGACGATACAGTTCTTCCTTCCTAAACCGAAAGTTGAACCATGACTGGTCATCAGTAAGCTCATCCAAATTAAACCTCGGCCATTGAGGGTCGTATGTAATCGCGCGTTCCTGTGGTCTATCGTGAAAAAGAATGTATAGAAGATCTTCATCCTCTTCCTCGACTGCCATTTGTAAAAGGTCCATGTTGAAAGTCTAGTGAGCGTCGACTGTTCACTTTACCACTTGTAGGTCTCCTCGGACATGACCCGTTCAAAGTTCAGAAAATAATTACCTAACCTGTCGAATGCCATTGACAAATTGAAGGTACCTGCCTTCTACAAGGGAAACTTACATAAACCTTGTCTATTAACTATCCGTAAAGGCTAACCGAATCTATCAGCGAAATCACGATAAATTAAACGTTGACCGTTTCACGGTTACGGATGACTAAATGTAGTcgttaggcctaaatgtactggTGCGAATACTCTCTATTAGTAACGTTTATGCCTATGATAGTGCTTTTAGTGATTTAGATTATACTTTTGGCAATCTTGATAGTGACGAGTTTTGTACTTTGGACTGGCAGGATAGTGATCGATATAGGCCTAGCGGTAGATCAAATGTTAGTGAAGACTACCGAGATGAGGAATATGCGGAGGTTGACTGTATTTTTGATACCGATCTAGATGGGTATCCATATGATGACGGCGACTTTGGAGATTTTAGGGGATATGATAGTTATGCTGAGGAAGCTGAAATCAGGTCTCGATATGAGGGGTGTGAATCCGAGGCTTATATGGGCACAGAGAGTCAGGAATGGTATCCTGATAACATAGGTGAATTATATGGTGGCAATACGGGTCACAATTGGGAAACGAGTGACTCGAGTACCTTCAGTAGAGATGTTAATAGTTTCGACACGGTGCCCTGTGATGAAGAACGGGCATTCCAGCAGTATGTTAGAGATACATTAGGACCGGGTAGTCAGGATACTACCCGTAGCTTAGAAGAAGGTCTAGGCAACAGTTCCTTAGATAAAGATGAAACAGGCCTAGATGCTGATGGGGGTAATCTCCAGGCGTATTTGGAGGCAATAGTGAAAGAACAGGAAGTGCGGTATGAAACCAAGGGGGAAAGGTGTTCACCCCAGGATTTGCGACCCGAAGTAGGTCTTGTTCAACCAGAAGCTTATAGTTTTCAAGAATCGGtcgatatgcatgcatgcaaacAGTCGGAGAAGTCGACAGAGAAACAAGTAGGTAGGGTAGAAGATTTTTCAGAAGCAAATATGATACACCTAGAGATGCAGGGTGTGCGATTCGAGGCCTTAGTTGATACCGGGGGCAGTTTGTCGTTAGTCACCCCGTCTTTACTACAGAAATGGGATTCCAGTTTTGACCTCAAAGATATAGCGGAGGGCAAGGTCAAGAGCATATCGTCAGCAAGTAATCACGACATCCCTTTATTAGGCACGGTTTCAATTAGACTTAGGTTCAAGGGTTTTTCAATTTGTTTCTCGTTTTATGTTTGTGATCGTATTAAGGTGGACATGGTCCTAGGAGCAGATTTTTTAGAATATGCGGATGCAAGAATTGACTATTCTCAGTTAAGCTTAGTTTTGGGTCCAACCCTGCGTATACCGTTGCTTAGGCCTACTGGTGGGGTTGGCAAACCATCGGATGAAAATGCtgggcataggcctactgtactTCAGGCCGAACCAAGGGATAGTATCGGTCAACAGTCCTCAGGTCCCGGCGACCGTGATGAGTATGTAAAAGGGGACATTTCAGTAGTCAGGTCTAAATCCTCTCCTTCTAAGGAAGGTGGATTCGTGGGGCCAACCAGATCGGACATTATGGATACTTCGGGCGTCCTCCCTTTAAGTGGACAGTTATCTCAGAGTTCCTCGCAAACGGTAGGCCTAGGTCAAAGTGATAACAACTCAGTTTATAAACACCGGGACACGGTCGAGTCCCCATTAAgtaatactagcatatacccatggagcgggcaaagttgaaatgtaatatacattagataaatgggcacgatgattgagctacattatatttctaacgttactgaagttttattaaaggttaaacacgaaattaactgcatttagggacttattgctgatgctatctacatgcaacccccaatagattgattggagtacgctattttgcacaatgcattgagaccagtgacagcaggtcctgttccaaataagaccctcacatattaggcatatcacctacccactctcgtacccaatgccactgtcggaccaaagccaggcgcatggagagatgcagaacgcaattcaaactgacaacatcagtcagtaaagaataaaacaagcctatcggcgtctgattcacaatgtggtttgtgaggagtgtcatagtcgtcaacagtgtagcttacgtatttcgaagaccagtggaattggcggcgtcaaattattagtgaaatttataatttacaaattacaaattacaaatcgtttattgaaaccgtgtaaaaagttacattttacataagatgaaagtacaatgaccataagcatgatgaactaaataactggtgtgacattgttgtggatttggtggtgtgcagctggaggagtggacaatgtcacaacaagggttcctacattatgtacagtggaacctccgttagtagacacctctctattaaagacaacctttccaataaggacactggttttggtcccaaattggttgtttccattcaattttgacttctctaatcagtctttgggtgttccgaatgcttgacacatttcgaacatgttttggttggaaacaaccctacagtcttacacttatggctgattctaaaaggccttagtcacagtatatcattgtttctaatacaaaatacattacgcctcgttttgatcggagcggtcttggtatcgtaaccaatgaccgcctgggtaggtataaaattctgaattttagcagacgaattattttcaccaagaagcaacgactcagccccacaaaacaatgtcaagaacacgagattttgaagtattccccgatatattgggatttgtgaagtagggaggatacccgaggactctttcgaggtcgtcagtcaggattcagaagaggtcaaagacgaggaaatggtagaaatcgagctagcagactgggaattcccttgctgcgtgacgtcatcttcacaagcaacaatatggcggagttccggacaccaggctggatcattctttgacgaaaacggaacatacctttcaaatcgtatttaatttgtttaattttgaaaccttttagaatagaaattaatacctcgctgtcggtcattggttgtataatcaagaccgctcgggtggacctcaaattacgtccaaaaccctcggcgaagcgcctcgggttttggactgcattttcggtctacccgagcggtcttgattatacaaccaatgaccgccagctcggtattaattccttaaatgaatgacagtgcattttcgtgtaagctcggtgacgaaatgctgcgacactattcgtcaccaacatgcttgatgggtggtgccatctgcacaaaggacgatgaattaaataactgatgtgacattgtcgctgcatttgcaggtgtccacatcaggagtagatgatgtcactacatgtaccagggcttgtactttcatatacagtggacctactttttgtggacacctttctattgaggacaacctctttaataaggacagtagtttttggtcccaaattggttgtttccattcaactcgacttctcagtttaggacacctctctgttaaaacagcacttttcagtccctggggcatttctggaaatgtcatgctatagagcaattggttcagctaagtgacaagaacagtactataagacggttttaaaaagttgaaaattatttatttaaatgacatatgaatggttcagcagtaattggcagtgtgcattatgtaatgaaatatgatttacataatataacatttttgtgacaaatagtacagatgatggataaatcgatacagtggatagctgttagaatatgcaatacatgcaatagcatttgtttttattgagattttgcgagaaccaagtggtattttgacaagataatagaaagccaataacactacaagaacatgacttcaatacattgacattgtagtacttggtatgctaaaaatattcaaagatgggtatcttgagttaaagtacaagatgtatgaatgaaggaggcactcgggtaagaaatggtgtcgctaatgaaagattagaattaagacatatctctgtatttcatgtggtgtactgacaaatggtgcagtttgttagcaattttgtacatagttggtgtgtcatgtttattcatacatcttgctatataaaagcgagtgagagaggcattgtgacattagagtgttgtatatctatagaatatgtgacccgtcacagcaaaaccaggtacatgtcgcacaggagatgagcctaaatgacaccaggagataatggaagaaattgatgtgctcatattttacaaaaggcagac
It encodes:
- the LOC135486725 gene encoding uncharacterized protein LOC135486725, with protein sequence MATEGASTSKSTNKKNAPTRFFPALDILLLRELVAVQPTTKPPWDEVHQHVNTALTEVKRDSFVTLRACKDRVKTLQEAHTKDELKSLRASGTDEEYDERAQLLTELASLSEERAAKKQEEKPDLKEAQGRPIRQAAMETLKVRDDPEEHADGFDRELDGADENLEHHGKKAANCTTKPATKKRRTDSAEYVTYLKDKLSFEKERFEVEKKEREARIQRDQQMMEMMMALDKNKN